Proteins from a genomic interval of Papaver somniferum cultivar HN1 chromosome 4, ASM357369v1, whole genome shotgun sequence:
- the LOC113274431 gene encoding uncharacterized protein LOC113274431, protein MSQFFTLFADSMEAMGNDELQRNFDMVSKICDTPCLDDPSLRRASTLLNPIFQFAFGSLMSRMSYVISSDYERRLQSLEAKLKNEVSNSANTISELRKRNDQLDEKEKKQLEDIEELKKQLEGSRRLSDELCAKFTARDSKYRKLKKNYITTV, encoded by the exons ATGAGTCAGTTCTTTACCCTTTTTGCTGATTCGATGGAAGCTATGGGTAATGACGAGTTACAGCGCAACTTTGATATGGTTTCAAAAATCTGTGATACTCCTTGCCTAGATGATCCATCTCTTCGCAGAGCTTCAACTTTATTAAATCCAATCTTTCAATTTGCCTTTGGTTCTCTG ATGTCTCGCATGTCATATGTAATATCTTCAGATTACGAAAGAAGACTTCAGTCTCTTGAAGCTAAACTTAAAAATGAAGTTTCTAATTCTGCGAATACAATTTCAGAACTTCGCAAAAGGAATGATCAGCTAGATG agaaggagaagaaacaacTTGAGGatattgaagaattgaagaagcaaCTTGAGGGATCCAGAAGGCTATCAGACGAATTATGTGCAAAGTTCACTGCTCGTGATTCCAAATATCGAAAGCTTAAGAAAAATTATATCACTACTGTCTAA